A genome region from Panacibacter microcysteis includes the following:
- a CDS encoding cell division protein ZapB, with amino-acid sequence MRKITFLLITSFVLTGTINAQNRFPASGRAGINTLSPASSLQVVGGARIGTTVNYLNVDSATGNLSFAGTAGYRVANNQFAFVSAGAPAAGLFFNAAALRYEFRSTAGISNLNIGADANGRIGIGTGTPAEKTTVVDGGNTNQYSGIVGVYANNLTQGIGIGYQGIKAIGSNNDQDLSLNAKNLGNITMQVSGASGNVGIGTLTPGSKLTVAGTASISGNAIFSSRVGIGIAPNAPLQLSNEVANRKIVLYQGPSNDHQFYGFGVNNLTLRYQVDTTAADHVFFAGASSSTSAELFRIKGNGNVTVGAVAPATGYKLTIGGKVICTEVKVQLQPFPDYVFDKKYQLPTLAALQEHINEFHRLPGMPAAAEIESNGMEVGKMQGKIVEKVEEATLYILQLYKENEQLKEQVKQLAEKMAAIQQALNNVKQ; translated from the coding sequence ATGAGAAAGATAACTTTTTTGCTAATCACTTCCTTTGTTCTTACAGGCACAATCAATGCACAAAACCGTTTTCCTGCAAGTGGCCGTGCAGGTATCAACACGCTTTCGCCGGCATCGTCATTACAGGTGGTAGGTGGCGCAAGAATTGGTACCACGGTCAATTACCTCAATGTAGATAGTGCTACCGGCAACCTAAGTTTTGCCGGCACGGCAGGCTATCGCGTGGCCAATAACCAGTTTGCTTTTGTGTCGGCAGGTGCACCTGCGGCAGGGCTGTTTTTCAATGCTGCAGCACTTCGGTACGAGTTCAGGTCTACCGCCGGTATTTCAAACCTCAATATTGGTGCAGATGCAAATGGCCGCATCGGTATAGGCACCGGCACGCCTGCAGAAAAAACCACTGTTGTAGATGGCGGCAACACAAATCAATACAGCGGCATTGTGGGTGTATATGCCAATAATCTTACGCAGGGTATTGGTATAGGATACCAGGGTATCAAAGCAATCGGCAGCAACAATGACCAGGATCTTTCCCTCAATGCAAAAAACCTCGGCAATATTACCATGCAGGTATCCGGTGCATCAGGCAATGTTGGTATAGGCACATTAACGCCAGGCAGTAAACTCACAGTAGCAGGTACGGCAAGCATTTCCGGCAATGCCATATTTTCTTCCCGGGTGGGTATAGGTATTGCACCCAACGCACCATTGCAGTTGTCAAACGAAGTAGCCAACCGCAAGATTGTTTTATACCAGGGCCCGTCCAATGATCACCAGTTTTATGGTTTTGGTGTAAATAACCTTACGCTCCGCTACCAGGTAGATACAACAGCAGCAGACCACGTGTTTTTTGCAGGCGCATCATCATCCACTTCTGCAGAGCTGTTCCGTATTAAAGGCAACGGCAATGTTACCGTAGGCGCTGTTGCACCAGCTACAGGTTATAAACTTACCATCGGCGGCAAGGTCATCTGTACAGAAGTGAAAGTGCAGTTGCAGCCCTTCCCGGACTATGTGTTCGACAAGAAATACCAGTTGCCAACACTCGCAGCATTGCAGGAGCACATCAACGAGTTTCATCGTTTACCAGGCATGCCTGCTGCGGCCGAAATTGAAAGCAATGGTATGGAAGTAGGTAAAATGCAGGGCAAGATCGTAGAGAAAGTAGAAGAGGCAACATTGTATATACTGCAGTTGTACAAAGAGAATGAACAACTGAAAGAGCAGGTAAAACAACTGGCCGAAAAAATGGCTGCCATACAACAGGCTTTAAACAATGTAAAGCAATAG
- a CDS encoding zinc-dependent metalloprotease produces the protein MKKKCILYLHSVAVLLLCTVSSVNAQKLFTAVPVNTTAAESAILRNTFRKQTIVQLDLPAIYNHVQNAGKSSNIIIDAGNLFKWDVLLEQHELRSADYFAERTTAKGTAQLQREALFTYAGALKGNDRALVRFNIRRQQMSGNVLYNGKSMYIEPLKKFVAAAPADRYVVYYAGDVKPVKGNCNQAGTPASVAVEQKAASLEAAPAPDCRIIEIATDSDWENYVQGVTSTDIIENLNFVEPLYATYFGAQIVIKYQHEWATPLDPFTSIYACNNAGSTRLSEFADYWRNNYAWVKRDISLLYSGVDFDGSTIGCAYLGGFNSASDLCYAVIQWIGSHSDETREVLVAHEVGHIFNCAHDEIGCSSTDGPIMCSSINVACTDNCTPYWSALSFSAITTSMTQSYGSARLRKRDFFYPVNSTLAFGLPYVASGNDIFITSENIVGSSLLGDGSILYSATDNLTLLPGFSASVGNGTGKFIAFIGSCVFNTQNKQSQPQTALATTPEAVQQKAVANNIVYIYPNPFNAQTQVNITVAKAATASITVYDVNGKIADNPPRRSTLIPGSNMVTYNNATLKPGVYLFVVDIDGQRYTQRVVKM, from the coding sequence ATGAAAAAGAAATGCATATTATACCTGCATTCCGTAGCAGTACTGTTACTGTGCACAGTCAGCAGTGTCAATGCGCAAAAATTATTTACTGCAGTGCCTGTAAATACTACTGCCGCAGAATCTGCCATACTGCGCAATACATTCAGGAAGCAAACCATCGTGCAGCTCGATCTGCCGGCCATCTATAACCACGTACAAAACGCAGGCAAAAGCAGTAACATCATCATAGATGCGGGCAACCTTTTCAAATGGGATGTGTTGCTGGAACAACATGAATTGCGCAGTGCCGATTACTTTGCCGAACGTACCACTGCAAAGGGTACAGCGCAATTGCAGCGCGAAGCATTGTTTACCTATGCCGGAGCCCTCAAAGGCAACGACCGTGCCCTCGTAAGGTTTAATATACGCAGGCAGCAGATGAGTGGCAATGTGCTGTATAATGGAAAATCGATGTACATAGAACCATTAAAAAAGTTTGTTGCTGCTGCCCCGGCAGACAGGTATGTGGTCTATTATGCAGGCGATGTAAAGCCGGTAAAAGGCAACTGTAACCAGGCAGGTACCCCTGCGTCTGTGGCTGTTGAACAAAAGGCTGCCTCGCTCGAAGCCGCACCTGCACCGGATTGCAGGATCATTGAGATTGCCACAGATTCTGACTGGGAAAATTATGTACAGGGTGTAACAAGCACAGACATTATAGAAAACCTCAATTTCGTGGAGCCGCTGTATGCAACCTACTTTGGCGCACAGATCGTTATTAAATACCAGCATGAGTGGGCCACACCTTTAGACCCTTTTACAAGTATTTACGCCTGTAACAACGCAGGCAGCACGAGGCTTTCAGAATTTGCCGACTACTGGCGAAACAATTACGCATGGGTTAAAAGAGATATTAGCCTGCTATACTCGGGTGTTGATTTCGATGGCTCAACAATTGGATGTGCTTACCTGGGCGGTTTTAACTCTGCCAGCGATCTTTGTTACGCGGTGATACAGTGGATCGGCTCACACAGCGATGAAACGCGTGAAGTGCTGGTTGCACACGAGGTAGGGCATATTTTCAACTGCGCCCACGATGAAATTGGCTGCAGCAGTACAGACGGGCCAATTATGTGTTCGTCCATCAATGTAGCTTGCACAGATAATTGTACACCATACTGGTCTGCATTAAGCTTTAGCGCTATCACCACAAGTATGACACAATCCTATGGCAGTGCGAGGTTGCGCAAGCGCGATTTCTTTTACCCGGTTAATTCCACGCTGGCTTTTGGTTTACCGTATGTGGCTTCCGGGAATGATATTTTTATTACTTCAGAAAATATCGTTGGCAGCAGCTTACTGGGCGATGGAAGCATTTTATACTCGGCCACCGATAACCTTACATTATTACCCGGCTTTTCTGCATCTGTTGGTAATGGCACGGGAAAATTTATTGCCTTCATAGGCTCGTGTGTGTTCAATACGCAAAATAAGCAAAGCCAGCCGCAGACTGCTTTAGCAACCACACCCGAAGCAGTTCAACAAAAGGCCGTTGCTAACAATATCGTTTATATTTATCCCAATCCCTTCAATGCGCAAACGCAAGTAAATATTACGGTGGCAAAAGCTGCCACAGCCAGTATTACCGTGTACGATGTAAATGGCAAAATTGCAGACAACCCTCCCAGGCGCAGTACGCTTATACCGGGCAGTAACATGGTAACTTACAACAACGCAACATTAAAACCAGGTGTGTATTTATTCGTGGTAGATATCGACGGGCAGCGCTATACACAGCGGGTTGTAAAAATGTAA